DNA sequence from the Amycolatopsis sp. Hca4 genome:
TCCCAGTGCTGGGTGCCTTCGGGGTCGTACATGCCGACCTCGTGCTCGATGAACGCGCCGAGCTCGATCAGCTCGCGGCACAGGGCCGGGTCGGCGCCGATGACGAAGTCCGGGTGGCTGACGACCATCCGCTTCAGGCCGCGTTCGTGCGCCTCCTCGAACAGCTTCTTGATGTACTCGGGGTACATGTGCCCGCCGTTGAGGACGGCCTGCTGTTCCTTGATCTCGTCGAGGATCTCGATCACTTCGGGCTTGAGCGCGCCTTCGCCGTCGACGATGTCGATGCGCTCGAGCGTCAGCGGGACGGTGGTGGTCGGGAAGGCGCCGTCCTCGGGGTGGCAGTCGATGTGCCTGCCGGAGGAGATGGTCGGGAACCAGACGACCTTGCCGCCCATGCGCAGGGTCATGCGCACGGCGTGGACGTTGAGCCCGCCGACGGTGCTGTTGAGCGCGATGCCGCCGAAGACCTGCGCCTCGACCTCGGCGAGCCTGCCCGCCATCGCGAGGACGTCCATCTGGGTGTTGTGGTGGTGGGACTTGGCGACCATGGCGCGCATCCCGATCCGGGCGCCGTCCCGCGCGGCCTCGACGTGGTCGAACCGCCGGGGGAACGGGCTGGGGCCGGAGTGGACGTGCATGTCGGCCAGGCCGTCCAGGACGGAGGCGATGGCGGGGCGCGGGCTCATGAGCGGCCTTCCGTTCGCATTATGAAGTCAAAGTTCACTATAAGACCGCCTGTCAACCCTGTGACCGCTCTTGTGTCGCGACGGGTGCGTATTTAGAGTGGCTGACGTTCACTTTGTGAACATCCAGTTCGGAGCAACGGAGGACGACGATGTCCACACCGCCCAGCGCCGCAGGGACGGCCGCCCGTCCCGGTACCCCGCACGGCCCGGACGCGGCCAAGGTGCGCGCCGCGATCCGCGGCGGGACGCTCGCCTACTTCGTCGACCAGTTCGACATCTACCTGCCGATCGTCGTGCTGGCCCCGGCCGCGGCGTACTTCCAGGCGGCCAACCTCAGCGCGAGCACGACCGCGCTGCTGGCGTCCCTGGTGTTCGCCTCGACGCTGATCGGCCGCCCGCTCGGCGCGATCGTCTTCGGCCACTTCGCCGACACGGTCGGGCGCAAGCGGACGACGCTGGTCGCCGTCGGCGGGTTCGGCCTCATCACGCTGCTGACCGCGTGCCTGCCCGGGCACGAGACGATCGGGATGTGGTCGGTCGGCATCCTCATCGCCCTGCGGTTCGTCGACGGCATCTTCCTCGGCGGCGAGTACACGACGGCGGTGCCACTGGCGATGGAGTGGAGCCCGAAGCACAAGCGCGGCCTCTACGCCTCGATCATCACCTCGACCTCACCCGCCGCATACGCGGTGATCGCCGCGATCACGCTGCTGATGCTGCAGCTGCTGCCGTCGGCCGGCCTGCACAGCGCGTACGTCCAGTGGGGCTGGCGGATCCCGTTCTTCGTCGGGGCGGCGCTGGCGGCGGTGCTGTTCCGCTACTACCGCAACCAGGTCCACGAGCCGCCGGCCCGGCTGACCGGCGAGAAGCACAAGCTGCCGTTCCTCCGGCTGGTGAAGAAGTACCCGCGGGCGCTGGGCCAGGTGTTCGTCCTGATGACGGGTACGTGGCTGGCGACCAACATGGAAGCCGCCGTGACGCCCGCGCAGCTGAAGGCCCACCTGGACCTGTCGAGCAAGGAGGTCACCGCGACCATGCTCGTGATCAACGCGGCCGCCGCGCTGTCCTACCCGGTGTTCGGGGTGCTGTCCCAGCGCATCGGCCGCCGCCGGTTCTACATCGGCTACGGCCTGGCGATGGTCGTGCTCGGCGCGGGTTCGTACACGCTGCTGATGGCCTCGGACGGCGGCTTCGGCGCGGCGCTCGGTTTCGGCGTGCTCATCGGGGTGTTCACGGTCGGCACGTTCGGCCCGATCGCGGCGTACCTGACCGAGCGGTTCCCGGCGAGCATCCGCTCGACCGGCTACGGCGTCGGCTACAGCCTCGCGCTGATCGCCCCGGCGTTCTACCAGTTCTACCTGCAGCGGTTCGACGGGCTCATGCCGGCGCACCTGGCCCCGGGAGTGCTGATCGTGCTCGCCGGTCTGCTGATCAGCCTCGGCGGTTTCCTCGGCCCGGAGACCAAGGACGTCGACATGTCCGACGACAGCACGATCCCGGCACTGTCCTGAACGAGCACTGTCTGAACGAGCCCTGTCTGAACGAGCACTGTCCTGAATGGAGCGTCCCTATCCGGCCCGCTCGATGTCGTCGGGCCGGTAGTGGCCGCCCAGCTCGTGGGTGAGCTCGCGGGCGGTGTCGACCACGACCCGCAGCTCCGGCGAGTCGTCGCCCATCGACAGGGTGTTGTCCGGGCCCACGATCGCGATCGTGGCGCAGATGCCGTACTCGTCGAAGACCGGCGCGGCCACCGCGACGATGCCGGGCGTGCTCATCGCGGAGCAGTGACCGGCCGCGCGCACGCGCTCGACGTCGGCGCGCAG
Encoded proteins:
- a CDS encoding DUF6282 family protein gives rise to the protein MSPRPAIASVLDGLADMHVHSGPSPFPRRFDHVEAARDGARIGMRAMVAKSHHHNTQMDVLAMAGRLAEVEAQVFGGIALNSTVGGLNVHAVRMTLRMGGKVVWFPTISSGRHIDCHPEDGAFPTTTVPLTLERIDIVDGEGALKPEVIEILDEIKEQQAVLNGGHMYPEYIKKLFEEAHERGLKRMVVSHPDFVIGADPALCRELIELGAFIEHEVGMYDPEGTQHWDPKQLLTWIETLGPEHTVLASDFGQKANPKPVDAWLRVGEALLDLGLPEKDLRRMVRDNPAYLLNLDA
- a CDS encoding MFS transporter, which codes for MSTPPSAAGTAARPGTPHGPDAAKVRAAIRGGTLAYFVDQFDIYLPIVVLAPAAAYFQAANLSASTTALLASLVFASTLIGRPLGAIVFGHFADTVGRKRTTLVAVGGFGLITLLTACLPGHETIGMWSVGILIALRFVDGIFLGGEYTTAVPLAMEWSPKHKRGLYASIITSTSPAAYAVIAAITLLMLQLLPSAGLHSAYVQWGWRIPFFVGAALAAVLFRYYRNQVHEPPARLTGEKHKLPFLRLVKKYPRALGQVFVLMTGTWLATNMEAAVTPAQLKAHLDLSSKEVTATMLVINAAAALSYPVFGVLSQRIGRRRFYIGYGLAMVVLGAGSYTLLMASDGGFGAALGFGVLIGVFTVGTFGPIAAYLTERFPASIRSTGYGVGYSLALIAPAFYQFYLQRFDGLMPAHLAPGVLIVLAGLLISLGGFLGPETKDVDMSDDSTIPALS